In Conger conger chromosome 12, fConCon1.1, whole genome shotgun sequence, one DNA window encodes the following:
- the LOC133141551 gene encoding uncharacterized protein LOC133141551, with product MRLRYLLHMLIVASISSWLLFSLFWSHLLPEAIGWPGNIKPALEKKGLLCQGPPDGETVVPACGGLVLLVSAFRDERFSRRTVRVIGVARRTGLPPLFCHICTGPSVFSVPAAVLIHSDHFGFAYGTTDFLCQWKSDTGLALRVSVSDRELPDLSTSFLWIHETARNSTAPFPRQFSVCISTLFGNYSNVLQFVQSLEMYRLLGAGKVFVYKSSCPPLLQKVLDHYSSTGLLEVVPWDVGRHLKVSNSWKPSLGPGDLHYHGQIAALNDCIYRNMVDSAYVVLVDIDELIIPRLHQTWGKLMDFLSFTHPGVVTFLFEDTLFRNTVFGDDGRLDIWPHVPGVNILRHVHREPFQPLSHNARKLLVNPRLVVWTSVHDTLWLKGTSLNVPPSVAYLHHCRKPRDMSAKDSQLLQDTSLWKYSAPLIRNVFRTLSQVLGT from the coding sequence ATGCGTCTGCGTTATCTGCTCCACATGTTAATAGTGGCCTCCATCTCCAGCTGGCTCCTCTTCAGCCTCTTTTGGAGCCATCTTCTCCCTGAAGCCATCGGCTGGCCTGGTAACATCAAACCGGCGTTGGAGAAGAAGGGGTTGCTGTGCCAGGGCCCCCCGGACGGAGAGACCGTGGTGCCCGCGTGCGGTGGACTCGTCCTCCTCGTCTCTGCGTTCCGGGATGAGCGCTTCAGCCGGAGGACTGTGCGCGTCATCGGCGTCGCGCGCCGAACCGGGCTGCCGCCGCTCTTCTGTCACATCTGCACCGGCCCTTCGGTCTTCTCTGTGCCGGCCGCGGTTCTGATCCACTCCGACCACTTCGGCTTCGCCTACGGCACCACGGACTTCCTGTGCCAGTGGAAAAGTGACACCGGGCTGGCCCTCCGGGTGTCCGTCTCCGACCGGGAACTTCCAGACCTTTCGACGTCATTCCTTTGGATTCATGAAACCGCGCGGAACTCCACTGCCCCCTTTCCCCGGCAGTTTTCGGTGTGCATCTCCACCTTGTTTGGTAACTATAGCAATGTCCTACAGTTTGTCCAGTCACTGGAGATGTACCGCCTGCTGGGGGCGGGCAAAGTGTTTGTGTACAAGAGCAGCTGCCCGCCGCTGCTGCAGAAGGTTCTGGATCACTACTCGTCCACAGGCCTGCTGGAAGTCGTGCCCTGGGATGTTGGGCGCCATCTTAAGGTCTCGAACAGCTGGAAGCCCTCGCTGGGGCCTGGCGACCTTCACTACCATGGCCAGATCGCGGCGCTCAATGACTGCATCTACCGCAACATGGTGGACAGTGCCTATGTGGTGCTGGTGGACATTGACGAGCTCATCATCCCGCGCCTCCACCAGACCTGGGGCAAACTGATGGACTTCCTCTCGTTCACACATCCAGGCGTGGTGACCTTCTTGTTCGAGGACACTTTGTTTCGCAACACCGTGTTTGGGGATGACGGGAGGCTGGACATCTGGCCCCACGTGCCGGGCGTGAACATCCTGCGGCACGTGCACCGGGAGCCGTTCCAGCCATTAAGCCACAACGCGCGGAAGCTGCTGGTGAACCCGCGCTTGGTGGTGTGGACGTCAGTGCACGACACGCTCTGGCTGAAGGGGACCTCCTTGAATGTGCCGCCGTCCGTGGCATACCTGCACCATTGCCGCAAACCACGCGACATGAGCGCGAAGGACAgccagctgctgcaggacacCAGCCTGTGGAAGTACAGCGCCCCCCTCATCCGAAACGTCTTCCGCACCCTGAGCCAGGTGCTGGGGACC
- the LOC133142033 gene encoding neuronal calcium sensor 1-like, which produces MGKSNSKLKPDVVEDLTRKTYFTEKEVQQWYKGFIKDCPSGQLDADGFQKIYKQFFPFGDPTKFANFVFNVFDENKDGRIEFSEFIQALSITSRGTLDEKLRWAFKLYDLDNDGYITRDEMLNIVDAIYQMVGNTVELPEEENTPEKRVDHIFAMMDKNSDGLLTLQEFQEGSKADPSIVQALSLYDGLV; this is translated from the exons ATGGGGAAGTCTAACAGCAAGCTGAAACCTGACGTGGTGGAGGACCTGACCCGCAAAACGTACT TCACAGAGAAGGAGGTGCAGCAGTG GTATAAGGGCTTCATTAAAGACTGCCCCAGTGGGCAGCTGGATGCCGACGGCTTCCAGAAGATCTACAAGCAGTTCTTTCCCTTCGGAGACCCCACCAAATTTGCTAACTTTGTTTTCAACGTCTTCGATGAGAACAAG GACGGGCGTATTGAATTTTCTGAGTTCATCCAGGCCCTCTCAATCACGTCAAGGGGAACTCTGGATGAAAAACTCAGAT GGGCCTTCAAGCTGTACGACCTGGACAACGACGGCTACATCACCCGAGACGAGATGCTCAACATCGTGGACGCCATCTATCAGATGGTG GGAAACACAGTGGAGCTGCCTGAGGAGGAGAACACACCGGAGAAACGCGTCGATCACATTTTTGCGATGATGGACAAG AATTCTGACGGGCTGCTCACCCTGCAGGAATTCCAGGAGGGTTCAAAGGCAGACCCCTCCATAGTGCAGGCTCTGTCCCTGTACGATGGCCTGGTGTAG